In a genomic window of Blattabacterium cuenoti:
- the tsaD gene encoding tRNA (adenosine(37)-N6)-threonylcarbamoyltransferase complex transferase subunit TsaD: protein MKKKPVILGIESSCDDTGVSIIRGRDVLSNIIIHQKIHKKYGGVVPELASRLHDINITKAVKKAFLSARVTRYQIDAVSFTLGPGLIGSLLVGASFAKSFSMGLEIPLLTVNHIQAHILSHFIRNANVNNSYPKFPFLSLVISGGHTQIIKVNDFFQMEILGTTLDDSVGEALDKVARMLGFYYPGGPMIEFFSKNGNNKKFTFSKPIVNGLNFSFSGFKNDVSQFIIKKLKKNTLFIKHNLSDICASIQKIIAEILLEKVKKSVIYTGIYRIVLAGGVSANYEIRKTFMSFAEKHKKYEIFIPNKNFTTDNGAMIAITGLFKYERNIFDSLHVTPYSKFKTFSL from the coding sequence ATGAAAAAAAAACCAGTAATTCTTGGAATAGAATCATCATGTGATGATACAGGTGTTTCTATTATACGAGGTAGAGATGTGTTGTCCAATATTATAATTCATCAAAAAATTCATAAAAAATATGGAGGAGTGGTTCCTGAATTAGCTTCAAGATTACATGACATAAATATTACAAAAGCAGTAAAAAAAGCTTTTTTATCAGCGAGAGTTACACGGTATCAAATTGATGCTGTATCTTTTACTTTAGGCCCTGGATTAATCGGTTCATTACTAGTAGGAGCTTCTTTCGCAAAATCATTCTCTATGGGATTAGAAATACCTTTATTAACTGTAAATCATATACAAGCTCATATACTTTCTCATTTTATACGAAATGCGAATGTTAATAATTCTTATCCAAAATTTCCATTTTTAAGTTTAGTTATAAGTGGAGGTCATACTCAAATTATTAAAGTAAATGATTTTTTTCAAATGGAAATATTGGGAACTACTTTAGATGATTCTGTAGGAGAAGCTTTAGATAAAGTTGCTAGAATGTTAGGGTTTTATTATCCGGGTGGTCCTATGATAGAATTTTTCTCTAAAAATGGAAATAATAAGAAATTTACTTTTTCAAAACCCATAGTGAACGGATTGAACTTTAGTTTTAGTGGATTTAAAAATGATGTTTCACAATTTATAATAAAAAAATTAAAAAAAAATACATTGTTTATAAAACATAATTTATCTGATATTTGTGCTTCCATACAAAAAATTATAGCAGAAATTCTTTTAGAAAAAGTGAAAAAATCTGTTATTTATACAGGTATTTATAGAATAGTTTTAGCGGGAGGAGTATCCGCTAATTATGAGATTAGAAAAACATTTATGTCTTTTGCAGAAAAACACAAAAAATATGAAATTTTTATTCCAAATAAAAATTTCACAACTGATAATGGAGCTATGATAGCCATCACAGGATTATTTAAATATGAAAGAAACATATTTGATTCTCTTCATGTTACACCGTATTCAAAGTTCAAAACATTTTCATTATAA